One Tolypothrix bouteillei VB521301 DNA window includes the following coding sequences:
- the rpsB gene encoding 30S ribosomal protein S2 has translation MPVVSLAQMMESGVHFGHQTRRWNPKMSPYIYTSRNGVHIIDLVQTAQLMEEAYTYMRGQAEAGKKFLFVGTKRQAAGIIAQEAARCGAHYINQRWLGGMLTNWTTIKTRVDRLKDLERREENGALDLLPKKEAAMLRREMAKLQKYLGGIKTMRKVPDVVVIVDQRREYNAVQECQKLSIPIVSMLDTNCDPDVVDIPIPANDDAIRSIKLIVGKLADAIYEGRHGQLDVEEEYEDYEGAEEDFDYEESETDYSDAFPEDEDEE, from the coding sequence ATGCCAGTTGTTTCATTGGCTCAGATGATGGAGTCAGGGGTTCACTTTGGGCACCAAACCCGTAGGTGGAATCCAAAAATGTCTCCTTATATATATACATCCCGCAACGGAGTCCATATCATCGACTTGGTACAAACAGCCCAGTTGATGGAAGAAGCGTATACTTATATGCGAGGGCAAGCTGAGGCGGGTAAAAAGTTCTTGTTCGTTGGAACAAAGCGTCAAGCAGCAGGGATTATTGCTCAAGAAGCGGCTCGTTGTGGTGCTCACTACATCAACCAGCGTTGGTTGGGAGGAATGCTCACCAACTGGACGACCATCAAAACTCGCGTAGATCGTTTGAAAGACTTGGAACGCCGGGAAGAAAATGGTGCTCTCGATCTGCTACCAAAGAAAGAAGCGGCAATGCTACGTCGGGAAATGGCAAAGCTTCAGAAGTATCTGGGTGGTATTAAAACCATGCGGAAAGTTCCCGATGTAGTCGTGATCGTAGATCAGCGCCGAGAGTATAACGCAGTTCAGGAATGCCAGAAACTCAGCATTCCCATTGTGTCCATGTTAGATACAAACTGCGATCCGGATGTTGTAGATATTCCAATTCCGGCAAATGATGATGCTATTCGGTCAATTAAATTGATCGTGGGCAAACTAGCAGATGCCATATACGAAGGTCGTCACGGTCAATTGGATGTAGAAGAAGAATACGAAGATTACGAAGGCGCTGAAGAAGACTTCGACTACGAAGAAAGCGAAACAGATTATTCTGACGCTTTCCCAGAAGACGAAGACGAAGAATAA
- a CDS encoding ScyA-related TPP-binding enzyme, which translates to MSVALTPSLVTNSQSNLQSHVVPISVASVIVKMLEEIGVKYAFGVSGGAIVPLWHALQHSSIRVLHFRHEAGAAFAATEAYFASGSPIVVFATTGPGITNAITGLFAARWEGAKVIFVSASTSTSQRGRWACQETSAYTMPTTGIFTSESLFHYATTVESDDELPEIYCRLAKGLAQPGGFVAHLSIPRNIQVSSLKTSLSQVALSLAPPSTTEDAIAKCAGLLSEGSFAIWVGFGAREAASEIRQLAERTGAAVMCSPRGKGIFPENHSQFVGVTGFGGHESVLKYMQESCPLRTLVLGTRLGELTSFWHPSMVPDRGFLHVDIDPEVPGTAYPYVETFAIQSDIRVFVKALLKYFPDNQDESAIALSQAEPKSVNTPAKNLVRPKVLMDAIQATIVEKSNAIVMTEAGNSLAWGNHVLQFTESGRYRASTSFGSMGHFVTGVVGAALASNKKAVAIVGDGAMLMNSEISTAVRYEIPAVWIILNDGCYNMCRQGVAFEGLKDMDTDIPQVDFVKVACAMGADGIRVQKESEIQQALEKAIASPVPFVVDVVIDPTEPVPIKGRIDSLISQTTTNS; encoded by the coding sequence ATGAGTGTTGCTTTAACTCCCTCACTTGTTACGAATAGCCAATCAAATTTACAATCGCACGTTGTACCTATTTCAGTTGCATCCGTAATAGTCAAGATGTTAGAAGAAATAGGAGTGAAATATGCATTTGGTGTATCAGGGGGAGCAATTGTCCCTTTGTGGCATGCCTTGCAACATAGTTCTATTCGGGTGCTACATTTTCGTCATGAAGCAGGAGCAGCTTTTGCAGCAACTGAAGCATACTTTGCTAGTGGTTCTCCAATAGTGGTGTTTGCTACAACCGGTCCTGGCATTACCAATGCAATAACAGGTTTATTTGCAGCTCGTTGGGAGGGTGCAAAGGTCATTTTCGTATCGGCTTCCACCTCAACATCTCAGCGCGGACGGTGGGCTTGCCAAGAAACCAGTGCTTATACAATGCCTACCACGGGGATTTTTACCTCAGAATCTCTGTTTCATTATGCGACTACCGTCGAATCTGATGATGAACTTCCAGAGATTTATTGCAGGCTTGCAAAAGGTTTAGCCCAACCTGGTGGCTTTGTTGCACACTTGAGTATCCCCAGAAATATTCAAGTTAGTTCATTGAAGACATCACTGTCACAAGTGGCTCTTTCTCTTGCTCCCCCCAGCACGACGGAGGACGCTATTGCAAAATGTGCGGGGTTGTTGTCGGAAGGATCGTTTGCCATCTGGGTTGGCTTTGGTGCGAGAGAAGCAGCTTCAGAAATTCGCCAGCTGGCTGAGAGGACAGGGGCGGCTGTTATGTGTTCGCCGCGTGGCAAGGGTATTTTTCCAGAAAACCATTCTCAATTTGTGGGGGTTACGGGCTTCGGCGGACATGAGTCGGTTTTGAAGTATATGCAAGAGTCTTGTCCTTTGAGGACGCTAGTACTTGGAACGCGCCTTGGTGAACTGACTTCATTTTGGCATCCTTCTATGGTTCCCGACCGAGGTTTTTTACACGTTGATATTGATCCGGAAGTTCCTGGAACTGCATATCCCTATGTTGAGACATTTGCTATTCAGTCTGATATCAGAGTGTTTGTCAAAGCTTTATTAAAGTATTTCCCAGACAATCAAGATGAGTCAGCCATTGCTTTGTCTCAAGCTGAACCAAAAAGCGTGAATACACCTGCGAAAAATTTGGTGCGTCCTAAAGTACTTATGGATGCAATTCAAGCGACGATCGTTGAGAAGAGTAATGCAATAGTGATGACAGAAGCAGGTAATTCACTGGCTTGGGGAAATCATGTACTGCAATTTACCGAATCAGGTCGTTACCGAGCAAGTACGAGTTTTGGTTCTATGGGTCATTTCGTCACGGGCGTTGTTGGTGCTGCACTAGCAAGCAATAAAAAAGCTGTTGCTATTGTTGGGGATGGTGCCATGCTCATGAATAGTGAGATTAGTACGGCTGTGAGATATGAAATTCCTGCTGTTTGGATTATTCTCAATGATGGATGTTACAACATGTGCCGTCAGGGCGTGGCATTTGAGGGATTGAAGGATATGGATACAGACATTCCGCAAGTAGATTTTGTTAAGGTTGCTTGCGCTATGGGAGCCGATGGTATCCGTGTTCAAAAAGAATCCGAGATTCAACAAGCTTTGGAGAAAGCGATCGCATCTCCTGTTCCTTTCGTAGTTGATGTAGTTATCGATCCAACCGAACCCGTACCAATAAAAGGTCGAATTGACAGTTTGATCTCACAAACCACTACAAATTCTTAA
- a CDS encoding 3-oxoacyl-ACP synthase III family protein → MKGSSVGIRSLALSFPNTVCTNDYYRKKYPDLVAQSEQKSLGRLFSLAGSTPGNAFDQEMMPYVSDPFRGAVERRILSSDESSLTLECRAARDALQAGNFLLEDIDLAIVTSFGTEEVVAGNAAFLVNELGLRCASWNLNSMCSSAIVALETASTLVRSGDYRNILVITSCAYSRLLDERDTISWIAGDGAGAFVVSAVKANQGILGSKIVHSAETCSAFYTELAEDHQGKLRLFMRSGKGANRVISNTAADFVLTCTEGAAAAANVTLDEIDFFIFNTPTAWFAKFGARVLDIEPKRTIDLYPKYGNIGPVLPLANLYHAAQEGKIHENDLVLVYSFGAAANATATVMRWGDVALGPAPAPSLNEPVAALGMSN, encoded by the coding sequence ATGAAAGGCTCTTCAGTAGGCATTCGCTCTCTAGCATTAAGTTTTCCAAATACCGTATGTACAAACGATTACTACCGTAAGAAATACCCAGATCTAGTTGCTCAGTCCGAACAAAAAAGCTTGGGAAGGCTCTTTTCTCTTGCTGGTTCTACTCCCGGCAATGCGTTTGACCAGGAGATGATGCCTTACGTATCAGACCCATTTCGTGGTGCTGTAGAACGACGCATACTCAGTTCAGATGAATCGTCATTAACCCTTGAGTGTCGTGCAGCACGAGACGCCCTTCAGGCAGGAAATTTTTTGTTAGAAGACATCGATCTTGCGATCGTCACTTCTTTTGGGACTGAAGAAGTCGTAGCTGGCAATGCTGCTTTCCTCGTCAATGAACTCGGTTTGCGCTGTGCGAGTTGGAATCTTAATTCCATGTGTTCAAGTGCTATAGTTGCACTAGAAACCGCCAGTACATTAGTGCGGTCTGGAGACTATCGCAATATCCTGGTGATTACTTCCTGTGCCTATTCTCGTCTTCTTGATGAAAGAGATACCATCTCGTGGATAGCGGGTGATGGTGCTGGAGCCTTTGTCGTCAGTGCGGTCAAAGCCAATCAAGGAATCCTTGGTAGTAAAATTGTTCATTCTGCAGAGACTTGTAGCGCATTTTACACTGAATTGGCAGAGGATCATCAGGGCAAGTTGCGATTATTTATGAGGTCTGGCAAAGGAGCAAATCGAGTTATTAGCAACACGGCGGCTGATTTTGTTCTCACTTGCACCGAGGGTGCTGCTGCTGCTGCTAATGTGACACTCGATGAAATTGATTTCTTTATTTTTAACACGCCAACTGCCTGGTTTGCAAAATTTGGTGCTCGCGTACTCGATATTGAGCCAAAACGCACTATCGATCTCTACCCCAAATATGGGAACATCGGACCTGTACTTCCCCTTGCGAATCTCTACCATGCTGCCCAAGAGGGTAAGATTCATGAAAATGATTTGGTTCTGGTTTATTCTTTTGGTGCAGCAGCAAATGCCACTGCAACTGTCATGCGGTGGGGTGATGTTGCCTTAGGTCCTGCTCCTGCTCCTTCCTTAAATGAACCTGTGGCAGCATTAGGAATGTCTAACTAA
- a CDS encoding helix-turn-helix domain-containing protein encodes MIEIFIVNESPETKFFLTKYLEAAGFTVVERNNDFVRVHLEENKLLALEENQKFNNISSLFPSIPRLYEVFEFIELNYRKPISLKEVAQAVGYSSAYLTNLVRRLTGKTVNDWIILRRITEACSLLLKTDESVNQIAVQVGYQNINHFYSQFRDCHGTTPHAWRKVQRSTLDYRKKLQA; translated from the coding sequence ATGATTGAAATTTTCATAGTGAATGAATCTCCCGAAACCAAGTTTTTTTTAACGAAATACTTGGAAGCAGCAGGCTTTACAGTAGTTGAAAGGAACAATGATTTTGTTCGCGTTCATCTAGAAGAAAATAAATTGTTAGCTCTTGAAGAGAATCAAAAATTTAATAATATCTCTTCTCTATTCCCGTCTATTCCCCGTCTTTATGAGGTTTTTGAATTCATTGAATTGAATTATCGCAAACCTATTAGCCTAAAAGAAGTTGCTCAAGCCGTTGGTTACTCTTCTGCTTACTTAACTAACTTAGTGCGACGGCTGACAGGAAAAACGGTTAATGATTGGATTATCTTGCGACGGATAACAGAAGCATGCTCCTTGCTTTTGAAAACTGATGAATCCGTCAATCAAATTGCTGTACAAGTCGGTTATCAAAATATCAATCATTTTTACTCTCAGTTCCGCGATTGTCATGGTACTACCCCCCATGCTTGGCGAAAAGTGCAACGCTCCACACTGGATTATCGCAAAAAACTGCAAGCATGA
- a CDS encoding glycosyltransferase family 2 protein, which yields MGNIVVGEVVFFSVVIPTYNRKPILEKCLRAMENQKLINDRLDGYEVVLVDDGSTDGTLEWLDTYKSEFPHVRTFRQAHKGPAAARNLGVEKALGDTIVFIDSDLVVKENFLQAHADALTQGKEKLGSDCIFTYGEVINTCNFDNPTSEPYKITDFSAAFFATGNVAIAKHWLEEAGLFDTSFQLYGWEDLELGVRLKKLGLKLIKCPEAVGFHWHPPFSLEQIPRLIDKEIQRGRMGVLFYQKHPTWEVRMMIQMTWLHRVLWGILSLNGFLNERTMAPFLQWLIQLGKPQLALEIARIFLNWYNVKGVYEAYGQGLGSRE from the coding sequence ATGGGCAATATCGTTGTGGGTGAGGTTGTGTTTTTTAGCGTTGTTATTCCGACTTACAATCGCAAGCCAATTTTAGAAAAGTGCCTGCGAGCTATGGAAAATCAGAAACTGATAAACGATCGCTTAGATGGTTATGAAGTTGTTTTGGTAGATGATGGCTCGACAGACGGTACGCTGGAGTGGTTGGACACATACAAAAGCGAGTTTCCCCACGTGCGAACATTTCGTCAAGCTCATAAAGGTCCAGCTGCTGCTCGAAATTTGGGTGTTGAGAAGGCTTTAGGCGATACAATCGTTTTTATTGACAGCGATCTCGTTGTAAAAGAGAATTTTTTGCAAGCCCATGCCGATGCACTCACCCAAGGAAAAGAGAAATTGGGGAGCGATTGCATATTCACTTATGGGGAAGTCATCAATACTTGTAACTTTGACAATCCCACATCCGAACCCTACAAAATTACAGATTTTTCTGCTGCTTTCTTTGCTACAGGAAATGTAGCGATCGCAAAACATTGGCTGGAAGAAGCAGGGCTTTTTGACACCAGCTTTCAACTTTATGGATGGGAAGATTTAGAATTAGGCGTTCGCCTAAAGAAACTAGGTTTAAAACTTATTAAATGTCCGGAGGCAGTTGGTTTTCACTGGCATCCTCCCTTTAGTTTAGAACAAATTCCCCGCTTAATAGACAAAGAAATTCAACGCGGACGTATGGGCGTTTTATTTTATCAAAAGCATCCCACTTGGGAAGTACGAATGATGATTCAAATGACTTGGCTGCATCGCGTGCTCTGGGGAATTCTTTCCCTCAATGGATTTCTTAACGAACGGACAATGGCTCCATTTCTACAGTGGTTGATCCAACTTGGCAAGCCACAGTTAGCATTAGAAATCGCCCGGATTTTTTTAAACTGGTATAACGTTAAAGGCGTGTATGAAGCATATGGACAGGGGCTAGGGAGCAGGGAATAG
- a CDS encoding cation diffusion facilitator family transporter — translation MSIIVCLLVGFFVTEWSVGLWSGSLSLQADAEHILSDVAALGISLLASWLAQKPGGDRATFGHRRIEILAALANGLSLLVIALFICWEAIHHLRSPEGISGLPMLVVATIGLIVNLLNITLLHPHSHNDLNLRGALLHVIADTASSLGVILAAVAIHLWNWLWADAVISLFVAGFTGLSALPLLQESLLILLEYAPPSTDPIEVEASLKSFPQVVNVEQLRVWRISREQVMLCAHITVDCMTFEESNGLLAQLRSHLQETFGIQDVTLQLTNRKFLTATSIHPLFKQDLISML, via the coding sequence TTGTCAATTATTGTCTGTTTGCTTGTTGGATTTTTTGTAACCGAGTGGAGCGTGGGTTTGTGGAGTGGTAGTTTATCTTTACAGGCAGATGCAGAACACATTCTCTCTGATGTAGCAGCTTTAGGAATATCGTTACTTGCGAGTTGGTTGGCACAGAAACCAGGAGGCGATCGCGCTACTTTTGGTCATCGCCGAATTGAAATTTTAGCAGCTTTGGCAAATGGTTTGAGTTTGCTTGTCATTGCTCTTTTTATCTGTTGGGAAGCTATTCATCACCTTCGCAGCCCAGAAGGGATTTCAGGCTTACCCATGTTGGTAGTGGCAACAATCGGTTTAATCGTCAATTTGCTGAACATTACTTTGCTTCATCCTCATTCTCATAATGACTTAAATCTTCGAGGGGCTTTGCTTCACGTCATCGCGGATACAGCTAGTTCCTTAGGTGTGATTCTTGCGGCTGTAGCGATTCATCTTTGGAATTGGTTGTGGGCAGATGCAGTTATCAGCCTATTTGTTGCAGGTTTTACAGGTCTGAGTGCCTTACCACTCCTTCAAGAAAGTCTTTTGATTCTTCTGGAATATGCACCACCATCTACCGACCCCATTGAGGTAGAAGCTTCTTTAAAATCTTTTCCTCAAGTGGTGAATGTTGAACAACTCCGTGTTTGGAGAATTAGCAGGGAACAAGTTATGCTTTGCGCTCACATCACTGTAGATTGTATGACTTTTGAAGAAAGTAATGGCTTACTCGCACAATTGCGATCGCATCTTCAAGAAACTTTTGGCATTCAGGATGTCACTTTGCAGCTGACAAACCGTAAATTTTTAACAGCAACTTCTATTCATCCTTTATTTAAGCAGGATTTAATCTCCATGCTTTAA